The Sphingobacterium bambusae genome includes a window with the following:
- a CDS encoding alpha/beta hydrolase — translation MRTVLLFFISLSTFFNARSQDAQAYKTVENLSYVDKPASDYQRTQCKLDIHYPVAGEKKPIIIWYHGGGLTGGQKEIPAFLKAKGYVIVGVGYRFAPQVKVEDIIQDAAKSVSFVLKHAEKYNGDSNKIFLSGHSAGGYLALMLGLNKRYLKEEGMDADQLIGIIPFSGQTVTHFTARKEQGIDEKQPTIDAWAPLFWVRKDAAPIVLLTGDREKEMLGRYEENAYLKRMLTIVGHTDVKLLEFDGYGHDMVYPGLPVLLDEVKRILKQKNAA, via the coding sequence ATGAGAACAGTATTATTATTTTTTATTTCCCTAAGCACATTCTTCAACGCGCGCAGTCAGGATGCTCAAGCATACAAAACGGTCGAAAACTTAAGCTATGTGGACAAGCCGGCTTCTGATTACCAGCGTACACAATGCAAACTCGATATACATTATCCGGTTGCTGGCGAAAAGAAACCAATCATCATTTGGTATCATGGCGGCGGACTAACGGGCGGGCAGAAAGAAATTCCTGCATTCCTGAAAGCGAAGGGCTATGTAATTGTGGGTGTGGGCTATCGCTTTGCGCCGCAGGTAAAGGTGGAGGATATTATTCAAGATGCGGCGAAGTCGGTTTCCTTTGTGTTGAAGCACGCCGAAAAATACAATGGCGATAGCAATAAGATCTTCTTATCTGGTCATTCTGCAGGTGGTTATCTCGCCTTGATGCTGGGCCTTAATAAGCGTTATTTAAAAGAGGAAGGGATGGATGCGGATCAGCTGATAGGTATTATTCCGTTTAGCGGGCAAACGGTGACGCACTTTACGGCACGCAAGGAGCAGGGGATTGATGAGAAGCAGCCAACCATCGATGCATGGGCACCACTGTTTTGGGTGAGAAAGGATGCCGCGCCGATTGTACTGTTGACCGGTGATCGCGAAAAAGAGATGCTTGGTCGCTATGAAGAAAATGCCTACCTCAAAAGAATGTTAACTATTGTTGGACATACGGATGTAAAGTTGCTGGAATTTGATGGCTATGGGCATGATATGGTTTACCCGGGGTTGCCGGTATTGCTCGATGAGGTGAAGCGTATTTTGAAGCAAAAAAATGCGGCTTAA
- a CDS encoding ABC1 kinase family protein has product MHKIRRVGQILRVLSKHGFDEVISRSNIDRLIPDSILLWNTHTKRIFEEDFNIRVRLAIEELGPTFIKLGQLLSNRADIIPDDLRQELVKLQDEVPPEPMNLQEKLAISLGIDVNEHFASIEEEPIAAASIAQVYRATLKDGNAVIFKVKRSQINQIVHADLDFILDLVKLLRSKYEIIQKINLYEIVQSFANSLVGELSFTNELNNIERFRRNFRGNSLVYVPKIYRAYSNDEILCMEFVEGFKINNKELLADHGLQPQAVLQNCLDLYLEQVLQHGFFHADPHPGNVLVNKRGQIVFIDFGSMGFMIPRDRDMIEAMVINFLMNDAKDLIRNIKKLAVVHDIEDERQLERDAYEVFQMIEENALDDIDISVMLFKLNKILQYNSILLPDFVYLLLRGVSILEGTGRQLHAELNVPESIKPFAKKIAQQKMSAEYIKKQLLDKAKFMKDVLTEVPEDLITLLEKAKSDKLTMNHKIQDFDRMQLVFHRIGNKFLLSILAMTFGVGASILAHGRVGYLIWGMPILSWLGFTVSFILSGILLIYLIRSK; this is encoded by the coding sequence ATGCATAAAATTAGAAGGGTAGGGCAGATTCTTCGCGTTTTGTCCAAGCATGGTTTCGATGAAGTGATTTCTCGGTCCAATATCGATCGCTTGATTCCCGATAGTATATTGCTTTGGAACACGCATACCAAGCGCATCTTTGAAGAGGATTTTAATATTCGTGTGCGACTGGCTATAGAAGAACTTGGGCCGACATTTATCAAATTAGGACAGCTGCTGAGCAACCGAGCGGATATTATTCCTGATGATCTGCGGCAGGAGCTGGTGAAGCTGCAGGATGAAGTCCCGCCCGAGCCGATGAATCTGCAGGAGAAGCTGGCGATTTCATTGGGTATTGACGTAAACGAACACTTCGCATCGATAGAGGAAGAACCTATCGCGGCGGCATCCATCGCGCAGGTTTATCGCGCTACGCTGAAAGATGGGAACGCGGTAATATTCAAGGTGAAACGAAGCCAGATAAATCAAATTGTGCATGCCGACCTCGACTTTATCTTAGACTTGGTAAAGTTGCTCCGTAGCAAGTACGAAATTATCCAGAAGATCAATCTGTACGAAATTGTCCAGTCGTTTGCCAATTCCTTAGTCGGCGAGCTTTCTTTCACCAATGAGCTGAATAACATCGAACGTTTTCGCCGCAATTTTCGAGGAAACAGCTTGGTTTATGTGCCCAAGATCTACAGAGCGTATTCTAACGATGAAATCCTGTGCATGGAATTTGTAGAAGGCTTCAAGATCAATAATAAGGAGCTGTTAGCAGATCATGGTCTACAGCCGCAAGCCGTATTGCAAAATTGCTTGGATCTTTATTTGGAGCAGGTGTTGCAGCATGGCTTTTTTCACGCGGATCCACATCCCGGCAATGTGTTGGTGAACAAGAGGGGACAGATTGTGTTTATCGACTTTGGGTCGATGGGCTTTATGATTCCGCGGGATCGCGATATGATTGAGGCCATGGTCATCAACTTTTTAATGAATGATGCCAAGGATCTTATCCGTAATATCAAAAAGCTGGCGGTGGTCCATGATATCGAAGACGAACGGCAGCTGGAGCGTGATGCCTATGAGGTTTTCCAAATGATCGAAGAGAATGCACTGGATGATATCGATATCTCGGTGATGCTCTTCAAACTCAATAAGATTTTGCAATATAACAGCATCTTGCTGCCCGATTTCGTGTATTTGCTGTTGCGCGGGGTTTCCATTTTGGAAGGTACTGGTCGGCAGTTGCACGCCGAACTGAATGTCCCCGAAAGTATCAAGCCCTTTGCCAAGAAAATTGCCCAACAAAAAATGTCGGCCGAATACATCAAAAAGCAACTGCTCGATAAGGCGAAGTTCATGAAAGATGTGCTGACCGAGGTGCCGGAAGATCTGATTACCTTGCTGGAGAAAGCCAAGTCGGATAAGCTGACGATGAACCATAAGATTCAAGATTTTGACCGTATGCAGCTGGTCTTTCATCGTATCGGCAATAAATTCTTACTTTCCATTTTGGCGATGACCTTTGGGGTGGGGGCAAGTATCTTGGCGCATGGCCGTGTAGGATACTTGATTTGGGGAATGCCCATCCTCTCTTGGCTGGGCTTTACGGTCAGCTTTATCCTCTCCGGCATTCTTTTAATCTATCTTATTAGAAGCAAATAA
- a CDS encoding WbqC family protein — MNSPLLLPAFYLPPVSYFHAIKQHPSETLLLEKYEHYAKQSYRTRAKIATANGVLDLIVPIVHGRKERVAVKDIRINYEHDWQRLHWLSLQTAYRSSAYFEYYEDDFRQFYNREHAFLLDFNVAQLELLLKCLKFNKTISFTEAYAAAEADVDLRQAIHPKQGNYWPAQPAYYQVFEERHGFLSDLSAVDLLFNQGPQSKNFL; from the coding sequence ATGAATTCACCCTTGCTCTTGCCTGCTTTTTACTTGCCACCGGTATCTTACTTTCATGCCATCAAACAGCATCCTAGTGAAACCTTGCTGTTGGAGAAGTATGAGCATTACGCGAAGCAGAGCTACCGTACGCGGGCGAAGATCGCGACGGCAAACGGCGTGCTGGATCTTATTGTGCCAATTGTTCACGGAAGGAAGGAACGCGTAGCGGTGAAGGATATCCGAATCAACTATGAGCACGATTGGCAAAGACTGCACTGGCTCAGTCTGCAGACGGCCTATCGCAGTTCGGCCTACTTCGAGTACTATGAAGATGATTTTCGCCAGTTTTATAATCGGGAACATGCTTTTTTACTGGATTTTAACGTTGCTCAGCTGGAGCTGCTCTTAAAATGCCTGAAGTTCAACAAGACGATCAGCTTCACGGAAGCTTATGCTGCTGCTGAAGCGGATGTGGACTTAAGACAGGCGATACACCCTAAGCAAGGCAATTATTGGCCCGCGCAGCCTGCCTATTACCAAGTGTTTGAAGAGCGTCATGGTTTTCTGTCGGATCTGAGCGCGGTGGATCTCTTGTTTAACCAAGGACCGCAGAGCAAGAATTTCCTCTAG
- a CDS encoding lysophospholipid acyltransferase family protein, producing the protein MRKKSIAALLYITSLLPFWLLYRLSDLLYYLLFYVMRYRKEVVFENLENAFPEKSAAERKTIAKKFYRFLPDLVVEAVKMRSMSKKEVEKRIELLNPEEVYQYFDQGKGVIGVTAHYGNWELGIYRLSLMTNFPRLIIYKPLNNNDFNEVYNALRCRFGATMVPMKQILRHIVQLRNQPHISMFVADQTPTYQDSDYYMDFLKQETLVYTGTERIARLTKNPIVYCHIGRKKKRGHYYCQFTSLVTDPDAYAPHEITEIHNRFTEAMINKEPAYWLWSHRRWKRKRRS; encoded by the coding sequence ATGAGAAAAAAAAGCATCGCAGCATTACTTTATATTACGTCTTTATTACCGTTTTGGCTGTTGTACAGGCTGTCCGATCTCTTGTATTACCTGCTTTTCTATGTTATGCGCTACCGCAAGGAAGTGGTCTTTGAAAATCTCGAAAATGCTTTCCCCGAGAAGTCAGCAGCGGAGCGAAAAACCATTGCCAAGAAATTTTACCGCTTCCTACCCGACTTGGTCGTCGAGGCGGTGAAGATGCGCAGCATGAGCAAAAAGGAGGTCGAGAAACGTATTGAGCTGCTCAACCCCGAAGAAGTTTATCAATATTTCGATCAAGGCAAGGGCGTTATTGGTGTCACCGCGCATTACGGTAATTGGGAACTGGGCATCTATCGGCTGTCATTGATGACCAATTTCCCGAGGCTCATCATCTACAAACCCCTGAACAATAACGACTTTAACGAAGTATACAATGCTTTACGTTGTCGCTTTGGTGCTACGATGGTGCCCATGAAACAGATCCTGCGGCATATTGTCCAACTTCGGAACCAGCCCCATATCAGCATGTTTGTTGCCGATCAAACACCTACTTATCAAGATTCGGACTACTATATGGATTTTCTGAAGCAAGAGACCTTGGTGTATACGGGAACCGAGCGCATCGCTAGGCTGACGAAAAACCCTATCGTCTATTGCCACATCGGGCGCAAGAAAAAAAGAGGCCATTACTATTGTCAATTCACGAGCTTGGTAACCGATCCGGATGCTTACGCGCCGCATGAAATTACCGAGATCCATAATCGTTTTACCGAAGCGATGATCAATAAGGAACCTGCCTATTGGCTTTGGTCGCACAGACGTTGGAAAAGAAAACGCAGATCATGA
- a CDS encoding glycosyltransferase family 2 protein, with product MKQYPRVAVVILNWNGRFFLEKFLPSVYNSSYPNTEFVLGDNASTDDSISFVEDNYPSIRVIRNTENLGFAGGYNAILEQVEADYYVLLNSDVEVTESWIEPVIDYLESHPQVAAAQPKIKAYHAKAQFEHAGAAGGYLDGFGYPFCRGRLFDVVEEDQGQYDDNREVFWASGAALFIRSAVWKEAAGFDADFFAHMEEIDLCWRLKRMGYGVAYVGAATVYHVGGGTLSTSNPKKTYLNFRNNLVMLQKNLPFFQACWIIFLRMWLDLLALFKFLADGKPRDAWAVSRSHQHFFLYFFRNARKRRAYASPENKKGRYSKSIIWAFYMNKIRNFRELEGDNFK from the coding sequence ATGAAACAGTACCCACGCGTAGCCGTCGTTATCCTCAATTGGAACGGACGATTTTTTTTAGAGAAATTTTTACCTTCTGTCTATAACAGCAGCTATCCCAACACAGAATTTGTCTTGGGCGACAATGCGTCTACCGACGACTCCATAAGCTTCGTCGAAGACAATTACCCCAGCATACGCGTGATCAGGAATACCGAGAACCTGGGCTTTGCCGGCGGATACAATGCCATCTTGGAGCAGGTCGAAGCCGATTACTATGTGTTACTGAATTCCGACGTGGAAGTCACCGAATCTTGGATCGAGCCGGTCATCGATTACTTGGAGAGCCATCCGCAGGTTGCAGCAGCACAGCCCAAGATCAAGGCCTACCATGCTAAAGCCCAATTCGAGCATGCCGGTGCGGCAGGTGGCTATCTGGATGGCTTCGGCTATCCCTTTTGCCGGGGTCGGCTATTTGATGTTGTGGAAGAAGACCAAGGGCAGTATGACGATAATCGGGAAGTCTTTTGGGCTTCCGGTGCAGCGCTTTTTATCCGTTCTGCCGTTTGGAAAGAAGCCGCAGGCTTTGATGCCGATTTCTTTGCGCACATGGAAGAAATAGACCTCTGTTGGCGTTTGAAGCGCATGGGTTATGGCGTTGCCTATGTGGGCGCGGCTACGGTATATCATGTAGGGGGCGGTACCTTAAGCACCAGCAACCCGAAGAAAACGTACCTCAATTTCAGGAACAACCTCGTGATGCTGCAAAAAAACCTCCCGTTTTTTCAAGCCTGCTGGATCATCTTCTTGCGGATGTGGTTAGATCTATTGGCCTTGTTCAAATTTTTGGCCGATGGAAAACCACGTGATGCCTGGGCGGTGAGCCGGTCGCATCAGCACTTCTTTCTCTACTTCTTCCGCAACGCCCGAAAAAGACGAGCTTACGCATCCCCGGAAAATAAAAAAGGCCGCTACAGCAAAAGCATTATTTGGGCTTTCTACATGAATAAAATACGAAATTTCCGCGAATTAGAAGGTGATAATTTTAAATAA
- the ligA gene encoding NAD-dependent DNA ligase LigA — MLADIQERIAQLTQELNDYNYQYYVLANSLISDYDFDLKLKELEALELEYPQFRDPNSPTQKVGGDITQKFNTIPHRWPMLSLGNTYNEQELRDFDERVRKVVGDQVQYVCELKFDGLSISLTYEDGKLAQAVTRGDGVQGDEVTNNVKTIRSVPHHLKKGDYPSLFEIRGEIFMHRAAFERLNKQREDAGVQTYANPRNFASGTIKLQDPKEVAKRPLDCFLYFLYADNRNRLFDSHWDSIQAVKSWGFQICEHTRLCHSINDIISFINHWDEARHQLSYDIDGIVIKVNDYAQQEELGFTAKSPRWAISYKYKAERVETELERITYQVGRTGAVTPVANLKPVVLAGTTVKRASLHNANEIARLDLHEGDTVYVEKGGEIIPKIIGVNGEKRAVGTAPIVYPSVCPECGTALVRQEGEAVHYCPNEDGCRPQIVGKLQHFIGRKMMDIQGMGDETMETFYKLGLLRKIADIYSLKDHQEELKGLARFGAKSIDNMLAGIEQSKSKPFEKVLFALGIRHVGETIAKKLAQHFKTIDQIIAASAEEMAAVQDIGGRIADSVYSYLHDPQHLLEIGRLKEAGLQFEIEEQEVILAGDSLSGKTFLISGVFADFSREELAQLIESHGGKMVSSISAKLNYLVAGDKMGPSKLAKAEKLQVPIISDQDILNMINP, encoded by the coding sequence ATGTTAGCAGATATTCAGGAAAGAATCGCCCAACTTACGCAGGAGCTAAACGACTACAACTACCAGTATTACGTTTTGGCAAACTCCCTTATTTCAGACTACGATTTCGATCTGAAACTAAAGGAATTGGAAGCCTTGGAGCTTGAATATCCGCAATTTAGAGACCCCAACTCACCTACGCAAAAGGTGGGAGGCGACATTACCCAAAAGTTTAACACCATTCCGCATCGTTGGCCCATGCTATCTTTGGGCAACACCTACAATGAGCAGGAGCTCCGTGATTTTGACGAGCGCGTGCGCAAGGTTGTGGGCGATCAGGTGCAGTATGTATGTGAACTTAAATTCGATGGCTTATCCATCTCGTTAACCTACGAAGACGGGAAGTTGGCGCAGGCCGTTACCCGTGGCGATGGTGTGCAGGGCGATGAGGTGACCAACAATGTCAAAACCATACGCAGCGTGCCGCATCATCTCAAAAAAGGAGATTACCCTTCCCTATTCGAGATACGCGGTGAAATATTTATGCACCGTGCCGCTTTCGAGCGCCTGAACAAACAGCGTGAAGATGCTGGCGTGCAGACCTACGCCAATCCGAGGAATTTTGCTTCGGGCACCATCAAATTGCAAGACCCAAAGGAAGTTGCTAAAAGACCCTTAGATTGCTTTCTATACTTTTTGTATGCCGATAACAGAAACAGGTTGTTTGACAGCCACTGGGACAGTATACAAGCGGTAAAGAGCTGGGGCTTCCAAATATGTGAACATACACGCCTGTGCCATTCCATCAATGATATAATTTCCTTTATCAACCATTGGGATGAAGCGCGACATCAGCTATCATACGATATCGATGGTATCGTGATTAAAGTAAACGACTACGCGCAACAGGAAGAGCTGGGCTTTACAGCCAAGTCACCCCGTTGGGCCATATCTTATAAATATAAGGCCGAGCGGGTGGAAACCGAGCTGGAGCGCATCACCTATCAGGTAGGTCGCACCGGCGCCGTGACGCCTGTTGCCAATCTAAAGCCCGTTGTGCTGGCCGGTACCACCGTCAAACGCGCCTCGCTGCACAATGCCAACGAAATTGCGCGATTGGATCTGCATGAAGGCGATACTGTCTATGTAGAAAAAGGCGGCGAAATTATTCCCAAGATTATTGGTGTGAATGGAGAGAAACGTGCTGTAGGAACAGCGCCCATCGTTTACCCAAGCGTATGCCCCGAGTGCGGAACGGCACTCGTTCGCCAAGAAGGCGAAGCCGTGCACTATTGCCCGAATGAAGATGGATGTAGACCGCAGATCGTTGGAAAGCTACAGCACTTCATCGGTCGCAAAATGATGGATATCCAAGGCATGGGTGACGAAACCATGGAAACCTTCTACAAGCTAGGTCTCCTGCGTAAAATAGCCGACATCTATTCCTTGAAAGATCATCAAGAAGAACTCAAAGGCTTGGCACGCTTCGGCGCCAAGTCCATCGATAATATGTTGGCCGGCATTGAACAATCCAAATCCAAGCCTTTTGAGAAGGTGCTTTTTGCGTTGGGCATCCGCCATGTCGGGGAAACCATTGCTAAAAAGTTAGCGCAGCACTTCAAGACTATCGACCAAATTATCGCTGCAAGCGCCGAAGAGATGGCCGCCGTGCAAGATATTGGAGGCCGCATAGCCGACAGTGTGTACAGCTACCTGCACGACCCGCAACACCTGTTGGAAATCGGACGGTTAAAGGAAGCAGGCCTTCAATTTGAAATCGAAGAGCAGGAAGTTATCCTTGCCGGCGACAGCCTCAGTGGCAAGACCTTTTTGATCTCCGGCGTATTCGCCGACTTCTCGCGGGAAGAGCTGGCACAGCTGATCGAATCGCATGGTGGGAAAATGGTTTCCAGCATATCTGCGAAACTAAACTACCTTGTCGCAGGCGACAAGATGGGGCCCTCCAAGCTGGCGAAGGCCGAGAAACTGCAGGTGCCGATCATTTCGGATCAGGATATTTTGAACATGATTAATCCATAA
- the dapA gene encoding 4-hydroxy-tetrahydrodipicolinate synthase, giving the protein MNELQGAGVALVTPFNADGSIDFESLGRLIDFQIDEGMNYLVSLGTTGETATLTAEERKQVWAYTSERVNGRVPLVAGLGGNNTSEIVKQVASFDFSGYCALLSVSPYYNKPTQEGIYQHYKAIAEVAKLPVILYNVPGRTGSNMSPATTIRLAQDFKHIVATKEASGSFAQFSEIMRDKPADFLLISGDDPVTLPMMALGAVGIISVIGNAFPKEVATLASLCAAGNYAEAREIHNSLLKLTELCFVESNPCGVKYIMKQLGIIATDQVRLPLVPVSASLQATIDQELAK; this is encoded by the coding sequence ATGAATGAGCTTCAAGGAGCAGGTGTAGCTTTGGTTACTCCTTTTAACGCAGATGGATCGATTGACTTTGAGTCGTTGGGCAGACTGATCGACTTTCAAATCGACGAAGGTATGAATTACTTGGTATCCTTGGGTACCACTGGTGAAACAGCAACCTTAACTGCAGAGGAACGAAAGCAAGTTTGGGCATATACCTCGGAACGTGTTAACGGTCGCGTACCATTGGTCGCAGGATTGGGGGGAAATAATACGAGTGAAATTGTCAAACAGGTTGCATCCTTTGATTTTTCAGGCTATTGTGCCTTGCTTTCGGTGTCGCCTTACTACAATAAGCCAACGCAGGAAGGCATCTACCAGCACTACAAAGCTATTGCTGAGGTGGCCAAGCTTCCTGTCATCCTATACAATGTGCCCGGCAGAACGGGCAGCAATATGTCGCCTGCCACAACCATTCGCTTAGCGCAGGATTTCAAACATATTGTAGCGACGAAAGAAGCGTCTGGAAGCTTTGCGCAGTTTAGCGAAATCATGCGCGATAAGCCCGCCGATTTTCTATTGATCTCCGGCGATGATCCGGTTACGTTACCCATGATGGCCTTGGGTGCCGTTGGCATCATCTCGGTTATCGGCAATGCCTTTCCAAAGGAAGTTGCTACCTTGGCCAGCCTATGTGCAGCCGGGAACTATGCGGAGGCACGCGAGATACACAACAGCTTGCTGAAACTCACCGAGCTTTGCTTCGTGGAAAGCAACCCTTGTGGCGTGAAGTATATTATGAAGCAATTGGGCATCATTGCTACCGATCAAGTACGCCTGCCGCTCGTGCCTGTTAGTGCGTCGTTGCAAGCTACCATTGATCAGGAATTGGCCAAATAG
- a CDS encoding aconitate hydratase, whose translation MAFDIDMIKKVYSQYEERISAAREVVNKPLTLSEKILYAHLWDGNATEAYERGNSYVDFAPDRVAMQDATAQMALLQFMQAGRPQVAVPSTVHCDHLIQARDGAAQDLTRAKNESSEVFNFLSSVSNKYGIGFWKPGAGIIHQVVLENYAFPGGMMIGTDSHTVNAGGLGMVAIGVGGADACDVMAGLPWELKFPKLIGVKLTGKLSGWSSPKDVILKVAGILTVKGGTGAIVEYFGEGAESLSCTGKGTICNMGAEIGATTSTFGYDESMERYLRATDRAEVADAANAVKAHLTADPEVYADPEQYFDQLIEINLSELEPSLNGPFTPDLYTPVSRMREEADKNGWPTTVEWGLIGSCTNSSYEDLARAASIAQQAIDKGLVTKAEFGINPGSEQVRYTADRDGLLKTFEELSATIFTNACGPCIGMWDRAGADKQEKNTIVHSFNRNFAKRADGNPNTYAFVTSPEMVAAIAISGDLGFNPVTDTLTNRDGEEVKLDPPTGDELPSKGFDVEDAGYQEPAADGSTVEVEVSPTSDRLQLLEPFAAWEGTDLKGLKLLIKAKGKCTTDHISMAGPWLKYRGHLDNISNNMLIGAVNYFNDQTDSVKNQLTGEYAAVPATQRAYKAEGIGSIVVGDENYGEGSSREHAAMEPRHLGVRAVLVKSFARIHETNLKKQGMLGLTFANKDDYDKIQEDDTVDILGLTEFAPGKPLTLVFHHADGSQDEISANHTYNAQQIEWFKAGGALNIIRKNQAAKQENK comes from the coding sequence ATGGCATTTGATATAGACATGATAAAAAAGGTCTACAGCCAATACGAGGAGCGCATCAGCGCTGCTCGTGAGGTTGTAAACAAGCCTTTAACCTTATCGGAGAAAATTTTGTATGCGCATCTTTGGGATGGCAACGCTACGGAAGCTTACGAACGTGGAAATTCTTATGTGGACTTTGCACCGGATCGTGTAGCTATGCAGGATGCAACGGCGCAGATGGCCTTGTTGCAATTTATGCAGGCTGGACGTCCTCAGGTGGCGGTTCCTTCTACGGTGCACTGTGATCACTTGATCCAGGCTAGGGATGGGGCTGCGCAGGATTTAACGCGTGCAAAAAACGAAAGCTCAGAGGTATTCAATTTCTTATCTTCTGTATCAAATAAATATGGCATCGGTTTTTGGAAACCGGGTGCTGGTATTATTCACCAAGTGGTATTGGAAAATTATGCATTCCCTGGAGGGATGATGATCGGTACGGACTCCCATACGGTGAACGCTGGCGGATTGGGTATGGTGGCTATCGGTGTCGGTGGCGCTGATGCTTGTGACGTGATGGCGGGTCTTCCTTGGGAGCTTAAGTTCCCGAAACTGATCGGCGTGAAGTTGACCGGTAAATTGAGCGGTTGGTCTTCCCCGAAAGATGTGATCTTGAAGGTAGCGGGTATCCTGACCGTAAAAGGTGGTACCGGTGCAATCGTTGAATATTTTGGCGAAGGTGCTGAATCCTTGTCTTGTACGGGTAAAGGTACCATCTGTAATATGGGGGCAGAAATCGGTGCAACGACTTCTACCTTCGGTTACGATGAGTCGATGGAGCGCTACTTGCGTGCAACCGACCGTGCGGAGGTGGCTGACGCAGCAAACGCGGTGAAAGCCCATTTGACAGCCGATCCGGAAGTTTATGCCGATCCAGAACAATATTTCGATCAGCTTATTGAAATCAACCTGTCTGAATTGGAACCTTCGTTGAATGGTCCGTTCACGCCAGATTTATATACGCCGGTTTCGCGTATGCGCGAAGAGGCAGATAAGAATGGTTGGCCTACTACGGTAGAATGGGGCTTGATTGGTTCCTGTACCAACTCTTCTTACGAGGATTTGGCGCGTGCCGCTTCCATTGCGCAGCAGGCGATAGACAAGGGCTTAGTGACCAAGGCCGAGTTTGGTATCAATCCGGGATCGGAGCAGGTGCGCTACACGGCGGATCGCGATGGTTTACTGAAGACTTTTGAAGAGCTTAGTGCGACGATCTTTACCAATGCTTGTGGTCCTTGTATTGGTATGTGGGATCGCGCGGGTGCGGATAAGCAAGAGAAAAACACCATTGTGCACTCGTTCAATCGTAATTTTGCGAAACGTGCCGACGGTAACCCGAATACTTATGCTTTCGTGACCTCTCCGGAGATGGTGGCTGCAATTGCTATTTCGGGCGACTTGGGCTTTAACCCGGTAACGGATACCTTAACCAATCGCGATGGCGAAGAGGTGAAGCTAGATCCGCCAACGGGTGATGAATTGCCAAGCAAAGGCTTTGATGTGGAAGATGCGGGCTATCAGGAACCGGCAGCGGATGGCTCTACAGTAGAGGTGGAAGTGTCGCCAACGTCGGATCGTTTGCAGTTGTTGGAGCCTTTCGCGGCTTGGGAAGGTACGGATCTTAAAGGTTTGAAATTATTGATCAAGGCGAAAGGGAAATGTACCACGGATCATATCTCCATGGCTGGTCCTTGGTTGAAATACCGCGGCCACTTGGATAACATCTCGAACAACATGCTGATCGGTGCAGTAAATTATTTCAACGATCAGACGGATTCTGTGAAAAACCAGTTGACGGGCGAATATGCGGCAGTTCCTGCAACGCAACGTGCCTACAAAGCAGAAGGAATCGGATCAATTGTGGTTGGTGATGAAAACTATGGTGAAGGCTCTTCACGCGAACACGCAGCCATGGAGCCTCGTCATCTTGGTGTTCGTGCGGTATTGGTGAAATCATTTGCCCGTATTCACGAAACGAACTTGAAAAAACAAGGGATGTTGGGCTTGACCTTTGCGAATAAAGACGATTACGATAAGATTCAAGAAGACGATACGGTGGATATCTTGGGCTTGACGGAGTTTGCGCCTGGCAAGCCGTTGACCTTAGTATTTCACCATGCGGATGGTTCGCAAGATGAGATCTCGGCTAACCATACCTATAATGCGCAGCAAATCGAATGGTTCAAAGCTGGTGGTGCTTTAAATATCATCCGCAAGAACCAAGCAGCAAAGCAAGAAAATAAGTAA